The following are encoded together in the Lactuca sativa cultivar Salinas chromosome 1, Lsat_Salinas_v11, whole genome shotgun sequence genome:
- the LOC111887878 gene encoding protein PHOTOSYSTEM I ASSEMBLY 2, chloroplastic, producing the protein MAFNLSSPSPSAITPLSAHSNPRHALQSNLKSVSYRVRCSLESESSSADVPDTSPEPITTKTQNHLTSRRRCLACLTSSIALISNSSSPQEKAIASDMKPGCRNCGGSGAIICEMCGGTGKWKALNRKRAKDTYEFTECPNCYGRGKLVCPVCLGTGLPNNKGLLRRPDAKQLLEKMYNGRLLPNS; encoded by the exons ATGGCGTTTAACCTTTCTTCTCCTTCTCCCTCCGCAATTACACCTCTATCTGCCCATTCAAACCCTCGACATGCTCTACAAT CCAATTTGAAGTCGGTGAGCTATCGCGTGAGATGTAGCTTAGAATCAGAGAGCTCTTCAGCAGATGTTCCAGACACCTCACCAGAACCTATCACGACAAAG ACTCAAAACCATTTGACATCACGAAGAAGATGCCTAGCATGTTTAACTTCATCAATAGCTTTAATAAGCAATTCAAGTAGTCCCCAGGAAAAGGCAATCGCATCTGATATGAAACCAGGGTGTCGGAACTGTGGGGGCAGTGGTGCTATTATAT GTGAAATGTGTGGTGGAACTGGAAAATGGAAAGCTTTGAATAGAAAACGAGCTAAAGATACATATGAGTTTACTGAATGCCCTAATTGCTATG GTAGAGGGAAACTTGTATGTCCTGTTTGTTTGGGTACTGGTTTACCTAACAACAAAGGTCTTCTTAGGAGGCCTGATGCCAAACAATTGCTTGAAAAGATGTATAATGGGCGCCTACTTCCAAACTCTTAA
- the LOC111887881 gene encoding GTP-binding protein BRASSINAZOLE INSENSITIVE PALE GREEN 2, chloroplastic — protein sequence MISRKLTQSKLKNLLALSPFTTYAYTQSVSNSSFTSIINPPKISDLLNPAKTLATPNLHFRLFSSNHTSVPPPTLSRDGNYDETTSQSRRICPGCGIQMQDSDAKQPGFFITPSVKDPTYKQQIDKNPLADETHIPDSLKKGILIEPDETLENPAPKSPERPVVCARCHSLRNYGKVKDQTVENLLPDFDFDHTVGKRLNSVSGTRTVVVMVVDAVDFDGSFPRKVAELVSNTIDVHSRSWKEGKSGNLPRIVLVVTKIDLLPSSLSPTGFEHWVRTRAREGGATKLTKVHLVSAVKNWGLKNLADDMVSLAGPRGHIWVIGAQNAGKSTLINAMGKSIGGKMTILTEAPIPGTTLGIVRVEGVLPGGTKLFDTPGLLHPHQITTRLTTEEQKLVHISKELKPRTYRIKVGHSVHIGGLMRLDIEESSVDSIYVTVWASPHLPLHMGKTEKASTMVEDHFGRQLQPPIGKQRVEELGRWVRKEFRVRGNWWDSSCVDIACGGLGWFAIGLKGEAVVGVWTYDGVDVTLRNALIPHRSHTFEVTGFTVSKIVSKADKSLNKQRQKQNENENEKKRKVGDLSCELFIIK from the exons ATGATTTCTCGAAAATTAACTCAATCAAAGCTCAAGAACCTTCTTGCCCTCTCTCCCTTCACTACCTATGCATACACACAATCTGTATCCAACTCCAGTTTCACCTCCATCATAAACCCCCCAAAAATTTCAGATCTCTTAAACCCTGCTAAAACCCTAGCAACGCCAAACCTCCATTTCAGACTCTTCTCTTCAAATCACACTTCGGTTCCACCTCCGACCCTCTCCAGAGACGGAAATTACGATGAAACAACCTCCCAAAGCCGCAGAATTTGCCCTGGATGTGGAATCCAAATGCAGGACTCCGACGCTAAACAACCCGGGTTCTTCATCACACCCTCAGTCAAAGATCCAACTTACAAACAACAAATCGACAAAAACCCCTTAGCAGACGAAACCCACATTCCAGATTCTCTCAAAAAAGGAATCTTAATTGAACCCGATGAAACCCTCGAAAACCCTGCCCCCAAATCTCCCGAGAGACCAGTCGTTTGCGCGAGGTGCCACAGCTTGAGGAACTACGGGAAAGTGAAGGATCAAACCGTCGAAAACCTGCTACCCGATTTCGACTTCGATCATACAGTCGGAAAGAGGTTGAATTCGGTTTCAGGTACACGAACTGTCGTCGTAATGGTGGTAGACGCCGTCGATTTCGACGGATCATTCCCCAGAAAAGTCGCAGAGTTAGTTTCCAACACAATCGACGTTCATTCTAGATCTTGGAAAGAAGGGAAATCAGGTAATTTACCTAGAATTGTGTTAGTCGTTACAAAAATCGATCTTCTCCCTTCATCTTTATCCCCAACTGGATTCGAACACTGGGTTAGAACTAGGGCAAGAGAAGGAGGAGCTACCAAATTAACCAAAGTTCATCTTGTAAGCGCTGTAAAAAACTGGGGATTAAAGAATCTCGCAGATGATATGGTGTCATTAGCTGGACCACGAGGGCATATTTGGGTCATTGGTGCACAAAATGCTGGAAAATCAACACTTATTAATGCAATGGGGAAATCCATAggtggtaaaatgaccattttgaccGAGGCTCCAATACCCGGAACTACATTAGGGATTGTTCGGGTGGAGGGTGTGCTTCCTGGTGGAACAAAGTTGTTTGATACACCGGGATTACTACATCCACACCAGATTACCACGCGGTTGACTACGGAGGAACAGAAGTTAGTCCACATCAGCAAAGAGTTGAAACCAAGGACTTATAGGATCAAG GTTGGGCATTCAGTGCATATTGGGGGACTTATGAGGCTTGATATTGAAGAATCATCGGTTGATTCTATATATGTAACTGTTTGGGCATCTCCTCATCTTCCTCTTCACATGGGAAAAAcagagaaagcatcaacaatggTGGAAGATCATTTTGGTCGTCAATTACAG CCTCCAATTGGGAAGCAAAGAGTGGAGGAGCTTGGAAGATGGGTAAGAAAGGAATTTCGTGTGCGTGGGAATTGGTGGGACTCGAGTTGCGTTGATATTGCATGTGGTGGTCTTGGTTGGTTTGCGATTGGATTAAAAGGAGAGGCGGTTGTTGGTGTTTGGACATATGATGGTGTTGATGTCACCCTTCGCAATGCTTTGATTCCTCATCGATCTCATACCTTTGAAGTCACGGGGTTTACTGTTTCAAAAATTGTATCAAAAGCCGATAAATCTTTGAATAAGCAAAGGCAAAAGCAAAATGagaatgagaatgagaagaagaggaaagttgGGGATTTATCATGCGAATTATTTATTATAAAGTGA
- the LOC111887874 gene encoding E3 ubiquitin-protein ligase SINAT2, with product MGPGGNIFQDVSESRADFGVKSANIEGRSCLRLCGSAGGRHGLASNSAVHDLLECPVCLGIMHPPIHQCPNGHTICVVCKSKVQNSCPICRQELGNIRCLALEKVAESIELPCKYHYLGCHDIFPYHSRIRHEENCKYRGYNCPYAGTECYVTGDIPFLVAHLKTDHNVDMHDGSTFNHRYVKPNPHEIENATWMLTIFNCFGYQFCLHFEAFHLGMAPVYMAFLRFMGDENDASKFSYSLEVGGNGRKLKWQGVPRSIRDSHKTVRDSLDGLIITRNIGLFFSGGDRKELKLKVAGRIWREQS from the exons ATGGGCCCTGGTGGTAATATTTTTCAAGATGTTAGTGAATCGCGTGCTGATTTTGGTGTTAAATCTGCAAATATAGAAGGAAGAAGTTGCTTGAGATTATGCGGATCTGCTGGTGGAAGGCATGGATTGGCTTCAAACAGTGCTGTCCATGATCTACTCGAGTGCCCTGTCTGCCTTGGCATAATGCACCCTCCAATTCATCAA TGTCCAAATGGCCACacaatatgtgttgtatgtaaaTCAAAAGTGCAAAATAGCTGTCCGATATGCCGACAAGAGCTTGGGAATATTCGGTGTTTGGCATTGGAGAAAGTTGCAGAGTCGATAGAGTTGCCATGCAAGTACCATTATTTGGGATGCCATGATATTTTTCCTTATCATAGTAGGATAAGACATGAGGAGAATTGTAAATACCGGGGGTATAATTGTCCATATGCGGGAACGGAATGCTATGTCACGGGTGATATTCCATTCCTTGTTGCACATCTCAAGACAGATCATAATGTTGACATGCATGATGGGTCCACATTCAACCACCGCTATGTGAAGCCCAATCCTCATGAAATTGAAAACGCCACATGGATGTTAACG ATTTTCAATTGCTTCGGGTATCAATTTTGTTTGCACTTTGAGGCATTTCATTTGGGCATGGCACCCGTTTACATGGCGTTTTTGCGTTTTATGGGGGATGAAAATGACGCGAGTAAATTCAGTTATAGTTTGGAGGTTGGTGGGAATGGAAGAAAGCTAAAATGGCAAGGGGTCCCACGGAGTATCCGTGATAGTCATAAAACGGTTAGAGATAGTCTAGATGGGTTGATCATAACAAGAAATATAGGGTTGTTTTTCTCCGGTGGTGATAGGAAGGAGCTCAAGTTGAAAGTGGCCGGACGGATTTGGAGAGAGCAGTCTTGA
- the LOC111887886 gene encoding uncharacterized protein LOC111887886 produces the protein MPPLSWRQHTLIQALLSRGPLKEKDFHAIFSDVTGKSLDSHQQLFNDYLRKINMELSYVQFELRACRNQYDSGVFYGVVNTVADEQSKLGSKYTVPQIAFYKAIIESIVLDHTAQGTISNIKALNIQLENQGASSSQVPTAFKNFSMTQKEKTIRELVNDQWLCAMSDGDIGLGVRSFLDLRSWFHNNQVPPCDVCNESGIKADLCPNESCSVRIHKYCLQAKFSQQRMEKVCPGCGTQWPYVVMAKAEVVEEEERDVQQPPPPCGPHMRKRQRSSRHVEEGERESNSQPPENGQPSRRQVAVKVDYDDNGFVPSQLPGTKRATRNSARLHR, from the exons ATGCCGCCGTTAAGCTGGAGACAGCATACGCTGATTCAAGCTCTGCTATCCCGTGGTCCACTCAAGGAAAAGGACTTTCACGCTATATTTTCCGATGTCACCGGCAAAAGCTTAG ATTCCCATCAACAATTGTTCAATGATTATCTTCGAAAGATAAACATGGAGCTATCTTATGTCCAGTTTGAGCTACGAGCATGCAGAAACCAATATGACAGTGGTGTATTTTATGGAGTGGTCAACACTGTTGCAGATGAGCAGTCAAAGCTTGGTTCAAAATATACTGTTCCTCAAATTGCTTTCTATAAAGCCATT ATTGAATCCATTGTTCTAGATCACACAGCTCAGGGTACCATTTCCAATATCAAAGCCCTCAATATTCAGCTAGAAAATCAGGGTGCTTCTTCATCTCAAGTCCCTACAGCTTTCAAGAATTTTTCTATGACACAAAAGGAAAAAACTATACGGGAATTGGTGAATGACCAATGGTTATGTGCCATGTCAGATGGTGATATTGGACTTGGTGTTAGATCATTTTTGGATCTCAGGAGCTGGTTTCATAACAATCAAGTTCCTCCTTGTGATGTCTGCAATGAATCTGGAATTAAG GCTGATTTGTGTCCAAATGAGAGCTGTAGTGTTAGAATTCACAAATACTGTCTACAAGCAAAATTCTCTCAACAAAgg ATGGAAAAAGTTTGCCCTGGATGTGGGACCCAATGGCCATATGTAGTAATGGCAAAAGCAGAAGTTGTTGAAGAAGAGGAGAGAGATGTCCAGCAGCCTCCTCCTCCTTGTGGGCCCCACATGCGAAAGAGGCAAAGAAGCTCCAGACATGTtgaagagggagagagagagtcaaATAGTCAACCACCTGAAAATGGTCAACCCTCCCGGAGACAGGTGGCTGTGAAGGTTGATTATGATGACAATGGGTTTGTTCCATCTCAGCTGCCCGGGACAAAACGGGCaaccagaaattctgcccggttacATCGGTGA